Proteins co-encoded in one Astyanax mexicanus isolate ESR-SI-001 chromosome 1, AstMex3_surface, whole genome shotgun sequence genomic window:
- the LOC125799773 gene encoding tripartite motif-containing protein 16-like isoform X2 has translation MAEASISVDHDQFSCPVCLDLLKDPVAVPCGHSFCMVCINGCWDQEDQRGIYSCPQCRETFTPRPVLRRNNMLAEVVEKLKKNTELQAASPAPRYAGAGDVECDFCTGRKLRAIKSCLMCLASFCEAHLKPHYEVPGLKKHKLVKASTQLQEKICSQHDRLIEIYCRTDQRSICYLCTMDKHKGHDTVPATTERTEKQNQLKEMQKKLQQRIQEKQKKLQELKLTVNTLKRSAQAAVEDSERIFTELIRSIEKKRSEVTELIRDQEKAELSGAEELLEKLQQEMADLKRRHTELEQLSHTEDHIHFLQSFQSLCVSSGSEDSPSITVHQHPSFDGVRKSLSELKERLEEFCREEFRKIPPHAAAVQILPSEPKTREDFLQYFCRLTLDPNTAYNRLILSEENRVVKRSNKVQLYSDHPERFDGQYQVLSKESVCGRCYWEVEWSGGIQTVLSAPPSSRIGVYVDHSAGTLSFYSVSDTMTLLHTLHTTFTQPLYAGFFVYGSESSVRLCDKN, from the exons ATGGCAGAGGCCAGTATTTCAGTAGATCACGATCAGTTCAGCTGTCCAGTCTGTCTGGATCTGCTGAAGGATCCAGTGGCTgttccctgtggacacagtttctgtatggtgtgtattaatggctgctgggatcaggaggatcagagGGGGATCTACAGCTGCCCCCAGTGCAGAGAGACCTTCACTCCAAGGCCTGTTCTACGCAGAAacaacatgctggctgaagtggtggagaaactgaagaagaacacagaactccaagctgcttctcctgctccccgttacgctggagctggagatgtggagtgtgatttctgcACCGGGAGAAAACTCAGAGCCATCAAGTCCTGTCTGATGTGTCTGGCCTCCTTTTGTGAAGCTCATCTTAAACCTCACTATGAAGTTCCTGGATTGAAGAAACACAAGCTGGTTAAAGCGTCCACCCAGCTCCAAgagaagatctgctctcagcatgaCAGACTGATCGAGATCTACTGTCGTACTGATCAGAGATCTATCTGTTATTTATGTACAATGGATAAACACAAGGGTCATGATACAGTTCCTGCTACAACAGAAAGAACTGAGAAACAG aatcagctgaaagagatgCAGAAGAAACTCCAGCAGAGAATCCAGGAGAAGCAGAAGAAGCTGCAGGAGCTGAAACTGACTGTAAACACTCTTAAG cgcTCTGCACaggcagcagtggaggacagtgagaggatctttactgagctgatccgctccattgagaaaaagcgctctgaggtaacagagctgatcagagatcaggagaaggcTGAACTGAGTGGAGCTGAAGAACTCCTGGAGAAACTGCAGCAGGAGATGGCTGATCTAAAGAGGAGacacactgagctggagcagctttcacacacagaggatcacatccatttcctccag AGTTTccagtctctctgtgtctcttctgGATCTGAGGACTCTCCCAGCATCACTGTCCATCAACATCCCTCATTTGATGGAGTGAGGAAATCTCTCTCTGAGCTGAAAGAGCGACTAGAGGAATTCTGCAGAGAGGAATTCAGGAAAATCCCTCCACATG CTGCAGCAGTCCAGATTTTACCCTCAGAACCAAaaaccagagaagactttctgcagt ATTTCTGTCGGCTGactctggatccaaacacagcttataatcGCCTCATTCTGTCTGAGGAGAACAGAGTGGTGAAGAGGAGTAATAAAGTTCAGTTATactctgatcatccagagagatttgatggcCAGTATCAGGTGTTGAgtaaggagagtgtgtgtggacgctgttactgggaggttgagtggagtgGAGG CATTCAGACTGTtctctcagctcctccatcctccagaataggagtgtatgtggatcacagtgcaggaactctgtccttctacagcgtctctgatacaatgaccctcctacacacactccacaccacattcactcagcccctctacgcTGGATTCTTTGTTTATGGTAGTGAATCATCTGTGAGATTATGTGATAAAAACTGA
- the LOC125799773 gene encoding tripartite motif-containing protein 16-like isoform X1 yields the protein MAEASISVDHDQFSCPVCLDLLKDPVAVPCGHSFCMVCINGCWDQEDQRGIYSCPQCRETFTPRPVLRRNNMLAEVVEKLKKNTELQAASPAPRYAGAGDVECDFCTGRKLRAIKSCLMCLASFCEAHLKPHYEVPGLKKHKLVKASTQLQEKICSQHDRLIEIYCRTDQRSICYLCTMDKHKGHDTVPATTERTEKQNQLKEMQKKLQQRIQEKQKKLQELKLTVNTLKRSAQAAVEDSERIFTELIRSIEKKRSEVTELIRDQEKAELSGAEELLEKLQQEMADLKRRHTELEQLSHTEDHIHFLQSFQSLCVSSGSEDSPSITVHQHPSFDGVRKSLSELKERLEEFCREEFRKIPPHAAAVQILPSEPKTREDFLQYFCRLTLDPNTAYNRLILSEENRVVKRSNKVQLYSDHPERFDGQYQVLSKESVCGRCYWEVEWSGGYVNISVSYKEISRKGRGNDCSFGGNIQSWSLVCSSSLSFYHNNIQTVLSAPPSSRIGVYVDHSAGTLSFYNVSDTMTLLHTLHTTFTQPLYAGFFVYGSESSVRLCDKN from the exons ATGGCAGAGGCCAGTATTTCAGTAGATCACGATCAGTTCAGCTGTCCAGTCTGTCTGGATCTGCTGAAGGATCCAGTGGCTgttccctgtggacacagtttctgtatggtgtgtattaatggctgctgggatcaggaggatcagagGGGGATCTACAGCTGCCCCCAGTGCAGAGAGACCTTCACTCCAAGGCCTGTTCTACGCAGAAacaacatgctggctgaagtggtggagaaactgaagaagaacacagaactccaagctgcttctcctgctccccgttacgctggagctggagatgtggagtgtgatttctgcACCGGGAGAAAACTCAGAGCCATCAAGTCCTGTCTGATGTGTCTGGCCTCCTTTTGTGAAGCTCATCTTAAACCTCACTATGAAGTTCCTGGATTGAAGAAACACAAGCTGGTTAAAGCGTCCACCCAGCTCCAAgagaagatctgctctcagcatgaCAGACTGATCGAGATCTACTGTCGTACTGATCAGAGATCTATCTGTTATTTATGTACAATGGATAAACACAAGGGTCATGATACAGTTCCTGCTACAACAGAAAGAACTGAGAAACAG aatcagctgaaagagatgCAGAAGAAACTCCAGCAGAGAATCCAGGAGAAGCAGAAGAAGCTGCAGGAGCTGAAACTGACTGTAAACACTCTTAAG cgcTCTGCACaggcagcagtggaggacagtgagaggatctttactgagctgatccgctccattgagaaaaagcgctctgaggtaacagagctgatcagagatcaggagaaggcTGAACTGAGTGGAGCTGAAGAACTCCTGGAGAAACTGCAGCAGGAGATGGCTGATCTAAAGAGGAGacacactgagctggagcagctttcacacacagaggatcacatccatttcctccag AGTTTccagtctctctgtgtctcttctgGATCTGAGGACTCTCCCAGCATCACTGTCCATCAACATCCCTCATTTGATGGAGTGAGGAAATCTCTCTCTGAGCTGAAAGAGCGACTAGAGGAATTCTGCAGAGAGGAATTCAGGAAAATCCCTCCACATG CTGCAGCAGTCCAGATTTTACCCTCAGAACCAAaaaccagagaagactttctgcagt ATTTCTGTCGGCTGactctggatccaaacacagcttataatcGCCTCATTCTGTCTGAGGAGAACAGAGTGGTGAAGAGGAGTAATAAAGTTCAGTTATactctgatcatccagagagatttgatggcCAGTATCAGGTGTTGAgtaaggagagtgtgtgtggacgctgttactgggaggttgagtggagtgGAGGGTATGTGAACATCTCAGTCTCATATAAAGAGATCAGTAGGAAAGGACGGGGTAATGATTGTTCGTTTGGAGGTAACATTCAGTCCTGGAGTCTGGTgtgttcttcctctctctctttttaccacAACAACATTCAGACTGTtctctcagctcctccatcctccagaataggagtgtatgtggatcacagtgcaggaactctgtccttctacaacgtctctgatacaatgaccctcctacacacactccacaccacattcactcagcccctctacgcTGGATTCTTTGTTTATGGTAGTGAATCATCTGTGAGATTATGTGATAAAAACTGA